From Topomyia yanbarensis strain Yona2022 chromosome 1, ASM3024719v1, whole genome shotgun sequence, one genomic window encodes:
- the LOC131692923 gene encoding forkhead box protein P1-B isoform X3: MEVVCQLHLQLQKERDRLQAMILHLNKKNEMARIPMAGASPFVPQIPPPPPPYELIGGLRFPPGASIGAAGGDGGMAEVAALQLTSKQQQALHHHQQQHQHQQHHQQQAGRSKGSGVRAKYFGSQEADAGGFKEMNYPDVQDDVHKNREFYRSHDVRPPFTYASLIRQSIIESPEKQLTLNEIYNWFQNTFCYFRRNAATWKNAVRHNLSLHKCFMRVENIKGAVWTVNEAEFCKRRPQKLGIMQFKFQNAPGPGLLTTGGGGGGSSKKKSVPGQPTLPPPTTLGLKLPPPATFYYKQRFVQIPAGAARNETVGMLCLFFTRFSSFLFCILALDL; the protein is encoded by the exons ATGGAGGTAGTCTGTCAGTTGCACCTGCAGCTACAGAAGGAACGTGACCGATTGCAGGCAATGATTTTGCATCTGAACAAAAAGAACGAAATGGCTCGCATTCCGATGGCCGGTGCTAGTCCGTTCGTTCCGCAGATTCCACCACCGCCACCACCATACGAGCTGATTGGCGGGTTGCGCTTCCCACCAGGAGCGTCCATTGGAGCAGCAGGCGGCGATGGTGGAATGGCTGAGGTGGCAGCACTGCAACTAACTAGCAAGCAACAGCAGGCGTTGCATCACCATCAGCAGCAGCACCAGCATCAACAACATCACCAACAGCAGGCGGGACGCTCGAAGGGATCGGGAGTTCGAGCAAAGTATTTCGGATCGCAGGAGGCTGATGCCGGTGGTTTTAAGGAGATGAACTATCCCGATGTACAGGATG ATGTGCATAAGAATCGTGAGTTTTATCGCAGCCATGATGTGCGACCGCCATTCACGTATGCATCACTGATTAGACAA TCAATAATCGAGTCGCCGGAGAAGCAACTGACGCTGAATGAAATTTACAATTGGTTCCAAAATACATTCTGCTATTTTCGAAGGAATGCAGCGACCTGGAAG AACGCCGTCCGGCACAACCTGTCGCTGCACAAGTGCTTCATGCGGGTCGAGAACATCAAGGGCGCCGTCTGGACCGTGAACGAGGCAGAGTTTTGCAAGCGTCGGCCCCAAAAGCTGGGAATAATGCAGTTTAAATTTCAGAATGCCCCCGGGCCAGGTCTTTTGACGACGGGCGGTGGCGGAGGCGGCAGCAGCAAGAAGAAATCGGTCCCCGGTCAACCGACGCTGCCACCGCCGACGACGTTGGGGCTGAAGCTGCCACCGCCGGCCACCTTCTACTACAAACAACGGTTCGTACAGATTCCGGCTGGTGCGGCACGGAACGAGACTGTAGGAATGCTGTGTCTCTTCTTCACTCGTTTCTCTAGTTTTCTATTTTGTATTTTGGCTCTCGATTTGTGA
- the LOC131692923 gene encoding forkhead box protein P1-B isoform X1, with protein sequence MEVVCQLHLQLQKERDRLQAMILHLNKKNEMARIPMAGASPFVPQIPPPPPPYELIGGLRFPPGASIGAAGGDGGMAEVAALQLTSKQQQALHHHQQQHQHQQHHQQQAGRSKGSGVRAKYFGSQEADAGGFKEMNYPDVQDAVASFFSSTDVHKNREFYRSHDVRPPFTYASLIRQSIIESPEKQLTLNEIYNWFQNTFCYFRRNAATWKNAVRHNLSLHKCFMRVENIKGAVWTVNEAEFCKRRPQKLGIMQFKFQNAPGPGLLTTGGGGGGSSKKKSVPGQPTLPPPTTLGLKLPPPATFYYKQRFVQIPAGAARNETVGMLCLFFTRFSSFLFCILALDL encoded by the exons ATGGAGGTAGTCTGTCAGTTGCACCTGCAGCTACAGAAGGAACGTGACCGATTGCAGGCAATGATTTTGCATCTGAACAAAAAGAACGAAATGGCTCGCATTCCGATGGCCGGTGCTAGTCCGTTCGTTCCGCAGATTCCACCACCGCCACCACCATACGAGCTGATTGGCGGGTTGCGCTTCCCACCAGGAGCGTCCATTGGAGCAGCAGGCGGCGATGGTGGAATGGCTGAGGTGGCAGCACTGCAACTAACTAGCAAGCAACAGCAGGCGTTGCATCACCATCAGCAGCAGCACCAGCATCAACAACATCACCAACAGCAGGCGGGACGCTCGAAGGGATCGGGAGTTCGAGCAAAGTATTTCGGATCGCAGGAGGCTGATGCCGGTGGTTTTAAGGAGATGAACTATCCCGATGTACAGGATG CGGTCGCTTCGTTTTTCTCATCGACAGATGTGCATAAGAATCGTGAGTTTTATCGCAGCCATGATGTGCGACCGCCATTCACGTATGCATCACTGATTAGACAA TCAATAATCGAGTCGCCGGAGAAGCAACTGACGCTGAATGAAATTTACAATTGGTTCCAAAATACATTCTGCTATTTTCGAAGGAATGCAGCGACCTGGAAG AACGCCGTCCGGCACAACCTGTCGCTGCACAAGTGCTTCATGCGGGTCGAGAACATCAAGGGCGCCGTCTGGACCGTGAACGAGGCAGAGTTTTGCAAGCGTCGGCCCCAAAAGCTGGGAATAATGCAGTTTAAATTTCAGAATGCCCCCGGGCCAGGTCTTTTGACGACGGGCGGTGGCGGAGGCGGCAGCAGCAAGAAGAAATCGGTCCCCGGTCAACCGACGCTGCCACCGCCGACGACGTTGGGGCTGAAGCTGCCACCGCCGGCCACCTTCTACTACAAACAACGGTTCGTACAGATTCCGGCTGGTGCGGCACGGAACGAGACTGTAGGAATGCTGTGTCTCTTCTTCACTCGTTTCTCTAGTTTTCTATTTTGTATTTTGGCTCTCGATTTGTGA
- the LOC131692923 gene encoding forkhead box protein P1-B isoform X4 codes for MEVVCQLHLQLQKERDRLQAMILHLNKKNEMARIPMAGASPFVPQIPPPPPPYELIGGLRFPPGASIGAAGGDGGMAEVAALQLTSKQQQALHHHQQQHQHQQHHQQQAGRSKGSGVRAKYFGSQEADAGGFKEMNYPDVQDAVASFFSSTDVHKNREFYRSHDVRPPFTYASLIRQSIIESPEKQLTLNEIYNWFQNTFCYFRRNAATWKNAVRHNLSLHKCFMRVENIKGAVWTVNENAPGPGLLTTGGGGGGSSKKKSVPGQPTLPPPTTLGLKLPPPATFYYKQRFVQIPAGAARNETVGMLCLFFTRFSSFLFCILALDL; via the exons ATGGAGGTAGTCTGTCAGTTGCACCTGCAGCTACAGAAGGAACGTGACCGATTGCAGGCAATGATTTTGCATCTGAACAAAAAGAACGAAATGGCTCGCATTCCGATGGCCGGTGCTAGTCCGTTCGTTCCGCAGATTCCACCACCGCCACCACCATACGAGCTGATTGGCGGGTTGCGCTTCCCACCAGGAGCGTCCATTGGAGCAGCAGGCGGCGATGGTGGAATGGCTGAGGTGGCAGCACTGCAACTAACTAGCAAGCAACAGCAGGCGTTGCATCACCATCAGCAGCAGCACCAGCATCAACAACATCACCAACAGCAGGCGGGACGCTCGAAGGGATCGGGAGTTCGAGCAAAGTATTTCGGATCGCAGGAGGCTGATGCCGGTGGTTTTAAGGAGATGAACTATCCCGATGTACAGGATG CGGTCGCTTCGTTTTTCTCATCGACAGATGTGCATAAGAATCGTGAGTTTTATCGCAGCCATGATGTGCGACCGCCATTCACGTATGCATCACTGATTAGACAA TCAATAATCGAGTCGCCGGAGAAGCAACTGACGCTGAATGAAATTTACAATTGGTTCCAAAATACATTCTGCTATTTTCGAAGGAATGCAGCGACCTGGAAG AACGCCGTCCGGCACAACCTGTCGCTGCACAAGTGCTTCATGCGGGTCGAGAACATCAAGGGCGCCGTCTGGACCGTGAACGAG AATGCCCCCGGGCCAGGTCTTTTGACGACGGGCGGTGGCGGAGGCGGCAGCAGCAAGAAGAAATCGGTCCCCGGTCAACCGACGCTGCCACCGCCGACGACGTTGGGGCTGAAGCTGCCACCGCCGGCCACCTTCTACTACAAACAACGGTTCGTACAGATTCCGGCTGGTGCGGCACGGAACGAGACTGTAGGAATGCTGTGTCTCTTCTTCACTCGTTTCTCTAGTTTTCTATTTTGTATTTTGGCTCTCGATTTGTGA
- the LOC131692923 gene encoding forkhead box protein P1-B isoform X5 → MEVVCQLHLQLQKERDRLQAMILHLNKKNEMARIPMAGASPFVPQIPPPPPPYELIGGLRFPPGASIGAAGGDGGMAEVAALQLTSKQQQALHHHQQQHQHQQHHQQQAGRSKGSGVRAKYFGSQEADAGGFKEMNYPDVQDAVASFFSSTDVHKNREFYRSHDVRPPFTYASLIRQSIIESPEKQLTLNEIYNWFQNTFCYFRRNAATWKNAPGPGLLTTGGGGGGSSKKKSVPGQPTLPPPTTLGLKLPPPATFYYKQRFVQIPAGAARNETVGMLCLFFTRFSSFLFCILALDL, encoded by the exons ATGGAGGTAGTCTGTCAGTTGCACCTGCAGCTACAGAAGGAACGTGACCGATTGCAGGCAATGATTTTGCATCTGAACAAAAAGAACGAAATGGCTCGCATTCCGATGGCCGGTGCTAGTCCGTTCGTTCCGCAGATTCCACCACCGCCACCACCATACGAGCTGATTGGCGGGTTGCGCTTCCCACCAGGAGCGTCCATTGGAGCAGCAGGCGGCGATGGTGGAATGGCTGAGGTGGCAGCACTGCAACTAACTAGCAAGCAACAGCAGGCGTTGCATCACCATCAGCAGCAGCACCAGCATCAACAACATCACCAACAGCAGGCGGGACGCTCGAAGGGATCGGGAGTTCGAGCAAAGTATTTCGGATCGCAGGAGGCTGATGCCGGTGGTTTTAAGGAGATGAACTATCCCGATGTACAGGATG CGGTCGCTTCGTTTTTCTCATCGACAGATGTGCATAAGAATCGTGAGTTTTATCGCAGCCATGATGTGCGACCGCCATTCACGTATGCATCACTGATTAGACAA TCAATAATCGAGTCGCCGGAGAAGCAACTGACGCTGAATGAAATTTACAATTGGTTCCAAAATACATTCTGCTATTTTCGAAGGAATGCAGCGACCTGGAAG AATGCCCCCGGGCCAGGTCTTTTGACGACGGGCGGTGGCGGAGGCGGCAGCAGCAAGAAGAAATCGGTCCCCGGTCAACCGACGCTGCCACCGCCGACGACGTTGGGGCTGAAGCTGCCACCGCCGGCCACCTTCTACTACAAACAACGGTTCGTACAGATTCCGGCTGGTGCGGCACGGAACGAGACTGTAGGAATGCTGTGTCTCTTCTTCACTCGTTTCTCTAGTTTTCTATTTTGTATTTTGGCTCTCGATTTGTGA